The Rhodospirillales bacterium genome has a segment encoding these proteins:
- a CDS encoding amidase, translating to MNPHELSLAQAALEIREGRLKSAELVRSCLDRIAAVDKDVQAWRCLDPEHAMRQAEELDSRRSRGQAVGRLHGIPVGIKDLFDTADYPTEYGSPIYAGHAPRRDAACVASLRAAGAVILGKTVTTEFAYFFPGKTRNPHDPKRTPGGSSSGSAAAVAAIMVPGAIGTQTNGSVIRPASYCGVVGFKPTHGLIPRTGAFLLSRTLDHVGTFARTIEDAALLAEIMAGHDEDDPDTRSVAIPPLAQTAAENPPLPPRFAFVKTPVWNQAEPTTHAAFAELVNALGDATGEVELPMIAREIVAMHQIVMDVEMARNLHREYEKARDKLSRQMRELLERGRKHLAFDYRRAVDMIEPINATVDAVFDEYDAILTPATTGEAPVGLDATGSPVFCTIWTYLGLPAVTLPLLTGPNGLPVGVQLVGRRGNDARLLRTARWLAATLSGKRPGTKSKSAKPKKGRTP from the coding sequence ATGAACCCGCACGAGCTGTCGCTGGCGCAGGCCGCGCTCGAGATTCGCGAGGGGCGCCTGAAGTCCGCCGAACTGGTGCGATCCTGTCTCGATCGCATCGCGGCGGTCGACAAGGACGTCCAGGCCTGGCGGTGCCTCGATCCCGAACACGCCATGCGCCAGGCGGAAGAGCTCGATTCCCGCCGCTCCCGGGGACAAGCCGTCGGTCGGCTCCACGGCATTCCGGTCGGAATCAAGGACCTGTTCGACACCGCCGACTATCCGACCGAGTACGGCTCGCCCATCTACGCCGGTCACGCGCCGCGACGCGACGCCGCCTGCGTGGCCAGCTTGCGCGCGGCCGGCGCGGTGATCCTGGGCAAGACCGTGACCACCGAGTTCGCCTATTTCTTTCCCGGCAAGACCCGCAATCCGCACGATCCCAAGCGCACCCCCGGCGGCTCCTCGAGCGGATCGGCGGCGGCCGTCGCCGCAATAATGGTGCCGGGCGCGATCGGCACGCAGACCAACGGCTCGGTGATCCGGCCGGCGTCCTATTGCGGCGTGGTCGGCTTCAAGCCGACACATGGGTTGATCCCGCGCACCGGCGCGTTCCTCCTTTCCCGTACCCTCGATCACGTTGGCACCTTTGCTCGCACGATCGAGGACGCGGCGCTGCTGGCCGAGATCATGGCCGGCCACGACGAAGACGATCCCGACACCCGTTCGGTCGCGATCCCACCGCTCGCGCAGACGGCCGCGGAAAACCCGCCGCTCCCTCCCCGCTTCGCGTTCGTCAAGACGCCGGTCTGGAACCAAGCCGAGCCGACGACGCATGCCGCCTTCGCCGAACTGGTGAACGCGCTCGGCGACGCTACGGGTGAGGTGGAGTTGCCTATGATCGCGCGGGAAATCGTCGCCATGCACCAGATCGTCATGGACGTGGAAATGGCCCGCAATCTGCACCGCGAATACGAGAAAGCGCGCGATAAATTAAGCCGGCAGATGCGGGAACTGCTCGAGCGCGGGCGCAAGCACCTGGCATTCGACTACCGCCGGGCGGTCGACATGATCGAGCCGATCAACGCCACGGTCGACGCCGTATTCGACGAATACGACGCCATTTTGACGCCTGCGACCACCGGCGAGGCGCCGGTCGGCCTGGACGCAACCGGCAGCCCGGTTTTCTGCACGATTTGGACTTATCTCGGCTTGCCCGCCGTGACCTTGCCGCTGCTCACCGGTCCGAACGGACTGCCGGTCGGCGTCCAACTCGTCGGCCGACGCGGTAACGACGCCCGGCTGCTCAGAACCGCCCGTTGGCTCGCCGCGACGCTGTCGGGCAAGCGCCCGGGCACGAAGTCGAAATCCGCAAAACCGAAGAAAGGCAGAACCCCATGA
- a CDS encoding TRAP transporter small permease subunit encodes MTKFLFFIDSLSTWVGKAFAWLLLLLTFGVGYEVFVRYVLNAPTTWAFDVSYIAYGAMFLMAGAYTLSRNGHVRADMLYRLWPPRVQALMDLSLYILFFLPAVAAFIYSGWNYAEMSIRFREVSIFSPAGVPVFPLKTLIPLTGVFLLLQGIAEIIRCIICIRQNGWPQRLHDVEEMESIILREQQYLKEHGEAASPGRKGA; translated from the coding sequence ATGACCAAATTTCTTTTCTTTATCGATTCCCTTAGCACCTGGGTCGGCAAGGCATTCGCCTGGCTGCTCCTGCTGCTCACCTTCGGCGTCGGCTACGAAGTGTTTGTGCGCTATGTCCTGAACGCGCCGACCACCTGGGCGTTCGACGTCAGCTACATCGCCTATGGCGCCATGTTCCTGATGGCCGGCGCCTACACGCTGTCGCGCAACGGCCACGTCCGCGCCGACATGCTCTACCGGCTGTGGCCGCCGCGCGTGCAGGCGCTTATGGACCTTTCGCTGTATATCTTGTTCTTCTTGCCGGCGGTCGCGGCGTTCATTTATTCCGGCTGGAATTACGCGGAAATGTCGATCCGGTTCCGCGAAGTCAGCATCTTCAGCCCGGCCGGCGTGCCGGTCTTTCCCTTGAAGACCTTGATCCCACTCACCGGCGTGTTCCTGCTGCTGCAAGGGATCGCCGAGATCATCCGCTGCATTATTTGCATCCGCCAGAACGGCTGGCCGCAGCGGCTGCATGACGTCGAGGAAATGGAAAGCATTATCCTGCGCGAGCAGCAATACCTCAAGGAACACGGCGAGGCGGCGTCGCCCGGCCGGAAGGGAGCCTAA
- a CDS encoding TRAP transporter large permease subunit: MTDPQVGMLMLFLFIFVIVLGFPIAFSLMAMGVGFGFYAFFVPAQEFAQNRIFTLLVQKTFEVTSNDVLTAVPLFLLMGYIVERANILDRLFHALQIAARNIPGSLAVATMVTCALFATATGIVGAVVTLMGLLAFPAMLRAGYNTKLAAGVVCAGGCLGILIPPSILLIVYAAMAGVSAVKLYAGAFFPGFMLAAFYILYIIVRAVLNPALCPKLPPSETQASVTQIFLELLTSFFPLAILILSVLGAILFGLATPSEAAAGGALASIALAAGYRSFNFQMLKESVYLTTRSTAMICYLFIGSWTFSAVFSVLGGHHVIESFILGLDMTPVQFLILAQIIIFLLGWPLEWTEIIIIFVPIFLPLLKHFDIDPIFFGILVALNLQTSFNTPPMAMAAFYLKGVAPPHVKLTDIFNGSLPFVFMVFLSMVLIYIFPQIVLWLPDYLYTPK; the protein is encoded by the coding sequence ATGACCGATCCTCAGGTCGGCATGTTGATGCTGTTTCTGTTCATTTTCGTCATCGTTTTGGGCTTCCCGATCGCATTCTCGCTGATGGCCATGGGCGTCGGATTCGGCTTCTATGCCTTCTTCGTACCCGCCCAGGAATTCGCCCAGAACCGGATCTTCACCTTGTTGGTGCAAAAGACCTTCGAGGTCACGTCCAACGACGTGCTGACGGCGGTGCCGCTGTTCCTGCTCATGGGTTATATCGTCGAGCGAGCAAACATCCTCGATCGCCTGTTCCACGCATTGCAGATCGCGGCCAGGAACATTCCGGGTTCCCTCGCCGTCGCCACCATGGTGACCTGCGCCTTGTTCGCGACCGCAACCGGCATCGTCGGCGCGGTCGTGACGTTGATGGGGCTGCTCGCGTTTCCGGCGATGCTGCGCGCCGGCTACAACACCAAGCTCGCCGCCGGCGTGGTGTGCGCGGGCGGCTGTCTCGGCATCCTGATTCCACCCAGTATTTTGCTGATCGTGTACGCCGCCATGGCCGGCGTTTCGGCGGTTAAGCTCTACGCGGGCGCGTTCTTTCCCGGATTCATGCTCGCCGCATTTTATATCCTGTATATCATCGTCCGCGCCGTTCTCAATCCGGCGCTATGCCCCAAGCTGCCTCCGTCGGAAACCCAAGCGTCCGTGACGCAAATATTTTTGGAACTTTTGACATCCTTTTTCCCGCTCGCGATCCTGATCTTGTCGGTGCTCGGCGCGATCCTGTTCGGACTGGCGACGCCCTCCGAAGCGGCGGCGGGCGGCGCGCTGGCCAGCATAGCGCTCGCCGCCGGATACCGCTCGTTCAATTTCCAGATGCTGAAGGAATCGGTCTATCTGACGACGCGTTCGACGGCGATGATCTGCTATCTGTTCATCGGGTCGTGGACGTTTTCCGCCGTGTTCTCGGTGCTAGGCGGGCATCACGTGATCGAGAGTTTCATTCTCGGTCTCGATATGACCCCGGTCCAGTTCCTGATTCTCGCCCAGATCATCATCTTTCTGCTCGGCTGGCCGCTGGAGTGGACGGAAATCATCATCATCTTCGTGCCGATCTTCCTGCCCCTGTTGAAGCATTTCGACATCGATCCGATCTTCTTCGGCATCCTGGTCGCGCTTAACCTCCAGACGTCGTTCAACACGCCGCCGATGGCGATGGCGGCATTCTACCTCAAGGGCGTAGCACCACCGCATGTGAAACTGACCGACATCTTCAACGGTTCGTTGCCTTTCGTGTTCATGGTCTTCCTGAGCATGGTCCTGATCTACATCTTCCCGCAGATCGTGCTCTGGCTGCCGGATTATCTCTACACGCCGAAGTGA
- a CDS encoding TRAP transporter substrate-binding protein, translating into MTKIDKNYSRRKFLRAGAVAAGATAATIAMPNVSRAQTAVFKMQGSWGAKDVFNEMAEDYVKRVNEMGGGRLKIDYLVGGSVVHPFQVFDGVHGGQIDAAHTVTVYWYGKHKAASLFGTGPVFGFNANEGLGWIHNGGGKELFDELQTQIMKVNIKSFFAMPMPTQPLGWFKKPVKSMADMKGLKYRTVGLAADLMQAMGLAVAQLPGGEIVPAMEKGVIDAFEFNNPTSDRRFGAQDVAKNYMMGSHHQATEYFELMFNRTKYNALPKEHQAILQYGAEAISSANEWKGMDYYSKDLVELREKDKVNVLRTPKDVFDAQIKAWDGLIAVLEKDPFMKKVMESQKAWTKRVVYYNMFNATDYRGAYEHHFGKLAL; encoded by the coding sequence GCGGGCGCGACCGCCGCGACCATCGCGATGCCCAACGTCAGCCGCGCGCAGACCGCGGTTTTCAAGATGCAGGGCTCGTGGGGCGCCAAGGACGTGTTCAACGAAATGGCAGAGGACTACGTCAAGCGCGTCAACGAGATGGGCGGCGGCCGGCTCAAGATCGACTATCTGGTCGGCGGCTCGGTCGTGCATCCCTTCCAGGTGTTCGACGGCGTCCATGGCGGCCAGATCGACGCGGCTCACACCGTGACGGTCTACTGGTACGGCAAGCACAAGGCCGCCTCGCTGTTCGGCACCGGCCCTGTGTTCGGCTTCAACGCCAACGAAGGCCTCGGCTGGATCCACAACGGCGGCGGCAAGGAGCTGTTCGACGAGCTCCAGACCCAGATCATGAAGGTCAACATCAAGAGCTTCTTCGCCATGCCGATGCCGACGCAGCCGCTCGGCTGGTTCAAGAAGCCGGTGAAAAGCATGGCCGACATGAAGGGCCTCAAGTACCGCACCGTCGGCCTCGCCGCCGATCTGATGCAGGCCATGGGCCTGGCGGTCGCGCAGCTTCCGGGCGGTGAAATCGTGCCGGCCATGGAAAAGGGCGTGATCGACGCGTTCGAGTTCAACAACCCGACCTCGGACCGCCGCTTCGGCGCCCAGGACGTCGCTAAGAACTACATGATGGGCAGCCACCATCAGGCGACCGAGTACTTCGAACTCATGTTCAACAGGACCAAGTACAACGCCCTGCCGAAGGAACATCAAGCGATCCTGCAGTACGGCGCCGAAGCCATTTCTTCCGCCAACGAGTGGAAGGGTATGGACTACTATTCGAAGGATCTGGTCGAACTACGCGAAAAGGACAAAGTCAACGTGCTGCGCACGCCCAAGGACGTGTTCGACGCCCAGATCAAGGCCTGGGATGGTCTGATCGCCGTCCTCGAAAAGGACCCGTTCATGAAGAAGGTCATGGAGTCGCAGAAGGCGTGGACCAAGCGAGTGGTGTACTACAACATGTTCAACGCCACCGACTACCGCGGCGCCTACGAGCATCACTTCGGCAAGCTGGCGCTGTAA